One region of Eleutherodactylus coqui strain aEleCoq1 chromosome 5, aEleCoq1.hap1, whole genome shotgun sequence genomic DNA includes:
- the LHX5 gene encoding LIM/homeobox protein Lhx5, with the protein MMVHCAGCERPILDRFLLNVLDRAWHVKCVQCCDCKCNLTEKCFSREGKLYCKTDFFRRFGTKCAGCSLGISPSDLVRKARNKVFHLNCFTCMVCNKQLSTGEELYIIDENKFVCKEDYVSASSLKESSLNSVSSCTDRSLSPDAQDPTQDESKETDHSTSSDKETANNENEEQNSGTKRRGPRTTIKAKQLETLKAAFAATPKPTRHIREQLAQETGLNMRVIQVWFQNRRSKERRMKQLSALGARRHAFFRSPRRMRPLGGRLDESDILGSGPYSYYGDYQGDYYGSGTYDFFPHGPPSSQTQSPADSSYLQNSGPGSTPLGSLEPPLAGHHPSENQRYADMISHPDTPSPEPGITGSLHPISGEVFSSGPSPPFSMSSNSGFNGPIPHQNPDINEATVW; encoded by the exons ATGATGGTCCATTGCGCTGGCTGTGAGAGGCCCATCCTGGATCGCTTCCTCCTCAATGTTCTGGACCGGGCTTGGCATGTCAAATGTGTCCAGTGCTGTGACTGCAAATGTAACCTCACTGAGAAGTGCTTCTCCAGAGAGGGCAAGCTCTACTGCAAGACTGACTTCTTCAG GAGGTTCGGCACGAAGTGTGCGGGCTGCTCTCTTGGAATCTCTCCCAGCGATCTGGTGAGGAAAGCCAGGAACAAAGTTTTCCACCTGAATTGTTTTACCTGTATGGTGTGTAACAAGCAGCTGTCTACCGGGGAGGAACTCTACATAATAGACGAGAACAAGTTTGTCTGCAAGGAGGATTATGTGAGCGCCAGCAGCCTGAAGGAGAGCAGCCTCAACTCAG TGTCCTCTTGTACAGACAGAAGTTTATCTCCAGATGCTCAAGATCCAACACAGGATGAAAGTAAAGAGACAGATCATTCCACCTCTTCTGATAAGGAGACTGCTAACAATGAGAACGAGGAGCAGAACTCTGGTACCAAAAGAAGAGGACCAAGGACCACCATTAAAGCAAAGCAACTAGAGACCCTCAAGGCAGCATTTGCAGCCACTCCAAAACCAACAAGGCACATTCGAGAACAGTTAGCACAGGAAACAGGGCTTAACATGCGGGTGATTCAG GTTTGGTTTCAGAATAGGAGATCCAAGGAGAGGAGAATGAAACAACTCAGTGCTTTAGGTGCTAGAAGGCATGCTTTCTTCAGAAGCCCAAGACGAATGAGGCCATTAGGTGGAAGGCTTGATGAGTCAGACATTCTTGGGTCTGGCCCTTACAGCTACTATGGAG ATTACCAAGGAGATTATTACGGAAGTGGAACCTATGATTTTTTCCCTCATGGTCCTCCGTCCTCGCAGACACAATCCCCAGCAGATTCCAGCTACTTACAGAATTCAGGGCCTGGTTCTACCCCTCTTGGTTCTCTAGAGCCACCACTAGCTGGCCACCACCCTTCAGAAAACCAAAGATATGCGGACATGATATCTCACCCTGATACACCCAGTCCAGAGCCTGGTATAACAGGTTCACTTCATCCAATATCTGGGGAAGTCTTCAGCAGTGGTCCAAGCCCGCCATTTTCTATGTCTAGCAATAGTGGCTTTAATGGTCCTATACCCCATCAAAACCCAGACATTAATGAGGCCACAGTGTGGTAA